Proteins found in one Paenibacillus wynnii genomic segment:
- a CDS encoding HesA/MoeB/ThiF family protein, whose translation MEQQLAGGLELERYARQLKLLGENGQRALKEATVMIAGIGGLGGTAALYLAAAGIGKLILAHEGIILPPDLNRQILMDSEHLGMERMSTAIKQLKRLNPDVEIEGYNSKIESGIARPWVESADIVIDARYDFPERYELNRLCVQTGTPMVEAAMYGFEISLTTILPGVTPCLECLYPDQQPQWEPFGFPVLGATSGIAGCLAALEAVKWVTRVGTTYAGVMHRFNSLDFACYSVRITRNPNCACCGEGGKP comes from the coding sequence ATGGAGCAGCAGCTTGCCGGAGGGTTGGAGTTGGAACGGTATGCCCGACAGTTGAAGCTCCTTGGGGAGAACGGTCAAAGAGCACTCAAGGAAGCTACGGTAATGATTGCCGGCATTGGCGGTCTGGGCGGGACCGCTGCTTTGTATTTAGCGGCAGCAGGCATCGGGAAACTTATCTTGGCCCACGAGGGCATCATTCTTCCGCCGGATCTGAATCGGCAAATTTTAATGGACAGTGAACATTTAGGCATGGAACGGATGAGTACGGCAATTAAGCAGTTGAAGCGGCTTAATCCTGACGTTGAAATAGAAGGTTATAATTCCAAGATTGAGTCTGGAATAGCAAGACCTTGGGTAGAGAGTGCTGATATTGTAATCGATGCTCGATATGATTTTCCAGAAAGGTATGAATTGAACCGTCTTTGTGTACAGACCGGTACTCCTATGGTAGAGGCGGCAATGTATGGCTTTGAAATCTCTCTAACGACGATACTTCCGGGTGTAACTCCGTGTCTTGAATGCCTTTATCCGGATCAACAGCCTCAGTGGGAACCCTTCGGATTTCCGGTTTTGGGAGCTACCTCCGGGATTGCGGGTTGTCTGGCAGCCCTCGAGGCCGTAAAATGGGTTACAAGGGTAGGGACAACTTATGCGGGCGTAATGCATCGCTTCAACTCACTCGACTTCGCCTGCTATAGCGTCCGAATTACCCGTAATCCGAATTGCGCTTGCTGCGGAGAAGGAGGTAAACCGTGA
- a CDS encoding DUF269 domain-containing protein, whose amino-acid sequence MEPMASQDIALAGRFFQESGANKRRSRTTARGQDLDQATVEAFTRRLCNLLDTEDFFGRHAALSNPEKIERLFLASPEDKTQSDFNCAVSPKVRLQVPLLFQAVAGVMEEKSGSIIQSAAEINGEGFGRALLYSGRIILVIKSLRAGFPFPFTSQEKAIRYGVSCVEEGLTFLEKYNHMTALHGSFSLEG is encoded by the coding sequence ATGGAACCGATGGCTAGCCAAGATATTGCGCTTGCGGGTAGATTTTTTCAGGAAAGCGGAGCTAATAAACGCCGCAGTCGTACAACCGCAAGGGGACAGGATTTGGATCAAGCCACCGTGGAGGCCTTTACCCGCCGTTTATGTAATCTGTTGGACACCGAGGACTTCTTTGGCCGCCATGCCGCACTGTCTAATCCGGAGAAGATCGAACGTTTATTTCTGGCCTCGCCTGAAGACAAGACTCAATCTGATTTTAATTGCGCGGTTTCTCCAAAGGTACGCCTACAAGTACCTCTATTATTTCAGGCAGTAGCTGGTGTGATGGAGGAAAAGAGCGGTTCGATTATCCAGAGTGCAGCCGAGATCAATGGAGAGGGCTTCGGCCGGGCGTTGCTATACAGCGGGCGTATTATTTTAGTGATAAAAAGCCTTCGTGCAGGGTTCCCCTTCCCGTTCACTTCACAGGAAAAAGCGATCCGGTATGGAGTATCCTGTGTGGAGGAAGGGCTGACTTTTTTAGAAAAATATAATCACATGACAGCTCTCCACGGTTCGTTTAGCCTAGAGGGTTAA
- a CDS encoding NifB/NifX family molybdenum-iron cluster-binding protein yields the protein MKVAFATDDGIRVNAHFGQSPMFAVYNVTKSGGELMELRKLPDVLFQDEAGRIDSRLEAVGDCTLIFLMQIGASAAARVTRRKIMPVKVPFGSPVDEQVKRLVEMLQGKPPMWLAKVLRLEEEGQEGTEGEDLNGTDG from the coding sequence GTGAAAGTAGCGTTCGCCACAGATGATGGAATCCGAGTAAATGCACATTTTGGGCAGAGCCCGATGTTCGCTGTCTATAATGTTACGAAAAGTGGTGGGGAGCTAATGGAGCTTCGCAAGCTGCCGGATGTTCTGTTCCAGGATGAAGCGGGTAGGATCGATAGCCGCCTGGAAGCGGTGGGTGATTGTACTCTCATTTTCTTAATGCAGATTGGTGCTTCTGCTGCTGCCCGGGTAACGCGCCGCAAAATCATGCCAGTGAAGGTGCCGTTTGGCAGCCCGGTAGATGAACAGGTGAAACGACTTGTTGAGATGCTGCAAGGAAAGCCGCCGATGTGGCTGGCTAAGGTGCTGCGCTTAGAAGAGGAAGGGCAGGAAGGAACGGAAGGGGAGGATTTGAATGGAACCGATGGCTAG
- the nifN gene encoding nitrogenase iron-molybdenum cofactor biosynthesis protein NifN has product MTVSKRSKPASVNPLKIGQSLGGVLALQGCYRALPIIHGPQGCSAFPKALLTRHFREPIAVQTSALQEMDVIFDANRNLEEALNTILTKHRPDIIGIIGTELMDVAGVDYQSMLKSYKRERNLRGGLAFSVTLPDFIGSLESGFSGTVEAMVDELIQQAGHRNQRSVNSRQITLLPGSFLTPGDVMEIKEMISAFGFEVITVPDISTSLSGHLLTGFSPLTRGGVPLDSMLQSLQSGLTIAIGGSMERPARRLHNAIGTPYKVFQGAMGLKATDDLLHFLHQISGEPVPLRYCWHRENLLDSMLDAHFQFAGMSVIAALEPDHLYSVSQWLEELGVEQKALITSCETPVVSGMEREVWVGDLDDAEVLGSGADLWISSSHGLAGAERIGAAFMPAGFPVWNELGAYMSTSAGYRGAMDWTNKAGNLLIRREAGRRESSVRHR; this is encoded by the coding sequence ATGACCGTTAGTAAGAGGAGCAAACCCGCCTCAGTGAATCCACTCAAAATCGGGCAGTCTCTCGGAGGGGTTCTAGCGCTTCAAGGTTGTTACCGAGCTTTGCCGATTATTCACGGACCGCAGGGTTGTTCTGCTTTTCCGAAAGCATTATTAACCCGCCATTTCCGAGAACCTATTGCTGTCCAGACCTCCGCTTTGCAGGAGATGGACGTTATCTTTGACGCTAACCGCAATTTGGAAGAGGCATTGAATACGATACTGACTAAGCATCGCCCTGATATCATCGGCATTATTGGAACGGAACTGATGGACGTTGCCGGGGTGGATTACCAATCCATGCTGAAGTCTTACAAAAGGGAAAGAAATCTGCGCGGAGGGCTTGCTTTTTCAGTGACCCTGCCGGATTTCATCGGCTCCCTCGAATCCGGATTTAGCGGGACGGTGGAAGCGATGGTCGATGAATTGATTCAGCAGGCAGGACACCGGAACCAAAGAAGTGTGAACTCCCGTCAAATCACCTTACTGCCAGGTTCGTTTCTCACACCGGGTGATGTTATGGAGATAAAGGAAATGATTTCGGCTTTTGGATTTGAGGTGATCACGGTTCCGGATATATCAACTTCCTTATCAGGTCATCTTTTGACAGGGTTCTCTCCTTTGACCAGAGGAGGTGTACCGTTGGATTCTATGCTGCAGAGTCTGCAATCCGGACTTACCATTGCCATTGGAGGCAGCATGGAACGTCCGGCAAGAAGGCTCCACAATGCTATTGGCACACCCTATAAAGTATTTCAAGGTGCAATGGGTCTTAAGGCAACGGATGATTTACTTCATTTTCTACACCAGATCAGCGGGGAACCAGTGCCGTTACGCTACTGTTGGCACCGTGAGAATCTGTTGGATAGTATGCTGGATGCCCATTTTCAATTTGCTGGAATGTCAGTAATAGCTGCGCTGGAACCGGACCATTTGTACTCTGTTTCCCAGTGGCTGGAGGAGTTGGGTGTGGAGCAGAAGGCGCTTATTACTTCCTGTGAGACTCCGGTGGTATCAGGAATGGAGCGGGAGGTATGGGTAGGTGATCTTGATGATGCGGAGGTTCTGGGGAGTGGCGCTGATTTATGGATCAGCAGCTCCCATGGTCTAGCAGGAGCTGAACGGATCGGTGCTGCATTTATGCCGGCAGGTTTTCCAGTGTGGAACGAGCTGGGTGCTTATATGTCAACTTCTGCGGGCTATAGGGGTGCGATGGATTGGACGAATAAAGCAGGTAATTTGCTAATACGAAGGGAGGCGGGGCGCCGTGAAAGTAGCGTTCGCCACAGATGA
- the nifE gene encoding nitrogenase iron-molybdenum cofactor biosynthesis protein NifE produces MEPIRKDELEAKDCGSQAPKSKPCPRPKPGEAAGGCSFDGAQITLLPIMDAAHLVHGPIACAGNSWESRGTLSSGPSLSQYGFATDLNDNDIIFGGEKKLKDSIDYIAGRFAPPAIFVYSTCVTALIGEDMDAVCKEATGRLGIPVIPVNSPGFVGSKNLGNRLAGEALLQYVIGTGEPEDNIPLGVNLIGEYNIAGEMWDIEKLMNSAGITLMSRITGDARYKEITWAHRAKVNMVVCSRALLGLAKAMESKYHIPYFEGSFYGAKETTYSLRQMAFLMNDREMERRVDRLTEREESRLIQDLRPYRKILKGKRAVLYTGGVKSWSIISALKELGIQVVGVGTNKSTDDDIARIAERVGDDTEFIPEGGASRILKTVRDRKADIMIAGGRNMYVAMKEQIPFVDINQERHRAYAGYEGLLRLAKEMTYSLANPIWKLASSPAPWDKEVPYDR; encoded by the coding sequence ATGGAGCCCATTCGAAAAGATGAGTTAGAAGCGAAAGATTGCGGAAGCCAAGCTCCCAAATCCAAGCCCTGTCCAAGGCCCAAGCCTGGCGAGGCGGCTGGAGGCTGCTCCTTCGACGGAGCTCAAATCACCTTGCTTCCGATTATGGATGCTGCACATCTTGTACACGGCCCCATTGCTTGTGCCGGTAACAGCTGGGAGAGCCGGGGCACCCTTTCAAGCGGTCCCTCCCTCTCACAATACGGCTTTGCTACGGACCTGAATGATAATGATATTATTTTTGGCGGAGAGAAGAAACTGAAGGATAGCATTGACTATATTGCCGGGCGCTTTGCGCCTCCGGCAATATTTGTATATTCCACATGTGTAACGGCGCTGATTGGTGAGGATATGGATGCTGTATGTAAAGAAGCGACAGGGCGTCTTGGAATTCCGGTTATACCTGTCAACAGTCCAGGGTTTGTAGGCAGTAAGAATCTGGGGAACCGGCTGGCAGGTGAAGCGCTCCTTCAATATGTAATCGGTACAGGGGAGCCTGAGGATAATATTCCGCTCGGTGTGAATCTGATCGGTGAGTATAATATTGCGGGTGAGATGTGGGATATTGAGAAGCTGATGAACAGTGCAGGGATTACACTAATGTCTCGAATAACAGGGGATGCCCGGTACAAGGAAATTACATGGGCGCACCGTGCCAAGGTGAACATGGTTGTTTGCAGCCGGGCATTGTTGGGTTTAGCCAAAGCGATGGAGTCTAAATATCATATTCCTTACTTCGAAGGCTCGTTCTACGGAGCCAAGGAAACGACCTATTCCTTGCGTCAGATGGCATTTCTGATGAACGACCGCGAGATGGAGCGTAGGGTAGATCGGTTGACGGAGCGTGAAGAAAGCCGCTTGATTCAAGATTTGCGACCTTACCGTAAGATACTAAAGGGGAAAAGAGCGGTGCTTTATACCGGCGGAGTCAAAAGCTGGTCGATTATATCCGCACTCAAGGAACTGGGTATCCAAGTGGTAGGTGTCGGTACGAATAAAAGTACAGACGATGATATAGCCAGAATTGCTGAGCGCGTAGGCGACGATACTGAATTTATTCCTGAAGGCGGGGCCAGCCGCATTCTCAAAACCGTAAGAGATCGCAAAGCAGATATTATGATTGCTGGCGGTCGGAACATGTACGTTGCGATGAAAGAACAGATTCCCTTTGTAGATATTAATCAAGAACGGCATAGAGCTTATGCGGGTTATGAAGGCTTGCTGAGGCTTGCGAAGGAAATGACGTATTCCCTTGCCAATCCGATCTGGAAGCTTGCATCGAGTCCTGCGCCTTGGGATAAGGAGGTGCCTTATGACCGTTAG
- the nifK gene encoding nitrogenase molybdenum-iron protein subunit beta — protein sequence MKDKIEISDHNSLFKSEPYIKQREGKKAFEAPCSEQETMEALAYSKSSEYKDKNFARQSLVVNPHKACQPLGALMAALGFEKTLPFIHGSQGCTAYFRSHLSRHFKEPAPAVSSSMTEDGAVFGGMSNLIDGLENSVALYKPEMVAVSTTCMAEVIGDDLQAFISNARQKGAISEDLPVPYANTPSFSGSHITGYDSMLKSIISTLYNRSGIQAVPGSGETTGEKLNLILGFEPYTGNFAEVRKILAAFDTKYTFLGDHSGNFDSPATGEYSYYYGGTKLTDVPKAANALGTLSLQKYSVKKTMDYIKGTWKQQTLSMSTPIGITATDRLIEAISELTGLPIPDELVDERGRVVDALTDSHPYLHGKRVALVGDPDLLIGLIQFCLETGMEPVHIVCSNGDNGFKEEAEALLAASPYGAEATVYIGNDLWHMRSLLIDNPVDLAVGSSHLKYAAKDAGVPLIRVGFPVFDRHHLHRYPIIGYQGALNLLTTIVNTILQNLDEDSSGFNHDLVR from the coding sequence ATGAAGGACAAAATAGAAATTTCAGACCATAATTCATTATTTAAGTCCGAACCCTATATTAAACAACGTGAAGGTAAAAAGGCGTTCGAGGCTCCTTGCAGTGAGCAAGAAACCATGGAAGCTCTAGCCTACTCGAAATCGTCAGAATACAAGGACAAGAACTTTGCCAGGCAATCCTTGGTGGTTAATCCTCATAAAGCCTGTCAGCCGCTCGGAGCTCTAATGGCAGCACTGGGATTTGAGAAAACATTACCGTTTATTCACGGATCTCAAGGGTGTACCGCCTATTTCCGCAGTCACTTGAGCCGCCACTTCAAGGAGCCGGCTCCGGCTGTATCCTCTTCTATGACTGAGGATGGAGCTGTATTCGGTGGAATGAGCAACCTCATTGATGGTCTTGAGAATAGTGTGGCTCTTTATAAACCGGAGATGGTTGCTGTATCAACAACCTGTATGGCTGAGGTTATCGGGGATGACCTTCAGGCTTTTATTTCTAACGCGCGCCAGAAAGGTGCTATCTCGGAAGATCTGCCGGTACCTTATGCCAATACACCAAGTTTCTCGGGCTCTCATATTACAGGCTACGATTCAATGCTGAAGTCAATTATCAGCACATTATACAATCGTTCCGGCATTCAAGCTGTTCCCGGCAGCGGCGAAACGACTGGGGAGAAGTTGAACCTAATTTTAGGATTCGAGCCGTATACCGGAAATTTTGCGGAGGTTCGCAAAATCCTGGCCGCTTTTGATACAAAGTACACCTTCTTGGGTGACCATAGCGGTAACTTTGATTCACCGGCTACAGGAGAGTACTCCTATTATTACGGGGGCACAAAGCTCACGGATGTACCGAAAGCGGCGAATGCCCTGGGTACACTTTCATTGCAGAAATATTCCGTCAAAAAGACGATGGATTATATCAAAGGCACATGGAAGCAGCAGACCCTTTCAATGTCAACACCGATAGGAATTACAGCAACCGACCGGTTAATCGAAGCCATAAGTGAACTTACAGGGCTTCCGATCCCCGACGAACTCGTGGATGAACGTGGACGTGTTGTTGATGCTCTGACCGACAGTCATCCTTACCTGCACGGTAAACGTGTGGCATTGGTTGGTGATCCCGATTTGTTAATCGGTCTAATTCAGTTCTGCCTGGAAACCGGTATGGAGCCTGTTCATATCGTTTGCTCTAACGGAGATAACGGCTTCAAAGAAGAAGCTGAGGCATTGCTTGCAGCTAGTCCATACGGTGCTGAGGCAACTGTATATATCGGCAACGATCTGTGGCATATGCGCTCCTTGCTGATTGACAATCCTGTGGATCTTGCAGTGGGAAGCTCCCATCTGAAATACGCCGCCAAAGACGCCGGCGTACCCCTGATTCGTGTAGGCTTCCCTGTGTTCGACCGTCATCATTTGCACCGTTATCCGATCATTGGTTATCAAGGTGCTTTGAATCTTCTTACAACCATTGTGAACACCATCCTGCAAAATTTGGACGAGGATTCCTCCGGCTTCAATCACGATCTAGTCCGTTAG
- the nifD gene encoding nitrogenase molybdenum-iron protein alpha chain, with translation MGLDIEANKKIIEEMLEAYPDKARKDREKHFEINNEELINCGKCSIKSNMKSRPGVMTQRGCAYAGSKGVVWGPIKDMVHISHGPVGCGQYSWGTRRNYANGTLGIDNFTAMQVTSDFQETDIVFGGDKKLEVICREIKEMFPLAKGISIQSECPVGLIGDDIEAVSKKMSAELGIPIIPVRCEGFRGVSQSLGHHIANDAIRDFLMGKRELAECGPYDINIIGDYNIGGDAWASRILLEEMGLRVIAQWSGDGTINELAIAHKAKLNLIHCHRSMNYMVTTMEREYGIPWMEYNFFGPTKTAESLRAIAALFDEHIQENCENVIAKYTPQMDAIISKFKPRLEGKKVMLLVGGLRARHTLGAYEDLGMEVVATGYEFAHKDDYEKTFPELPEGTIIYDDPTAYELEELAQKLDIDLMGSGVKEKYVYHKMGIPFRQMHSWDYSGPYHGYDGFKIFAKDMDMTINSPVWNLIKPSKTELLHKEEAGV, from the coding sequence ATGGGATTAGATATCGAAGCAAATAAAAAAATTATTGAAGAGATGCTTGAGGCCTACCCGGATAAAGCGCGGAAGGATCGGGAAAAGCACTTTGAAATCAATAATGAAGAACTTATAAACTGTGGTAAATGCTCTATCAAATCAAATATGAAATCGCGTCCTGGCGTTATGACCCAAAGAGGTTGTGCCTATGCAGGTTCCAAGGGCGTTGTATGGGGCCCGATTAAGGATATGGTTCATATCAGTCATGGTCCGGTAGGCTGCGGACAATACAGCTGGGGAACACGCCGGAACTATGCTAATGGAACATTGGGCATTGATAATTTCACCGCAATGCAGGTTACAAGTGATTTTCAGGAAACGGATATTGTATTCGGCGGGGATAAGAAGCTGGAAGTCATCTGCCGTGAGATCAAGGAAATGTTCCCATTGGCCAAAGGAATCTCCATTCAATCCGAGTGTCCGGTCGGCCTGATTGGAGACGATATTGAAGCTGTATCCAAAAAAATGTCTGCTGAGCTTGGCATACCCATCATTCCGGTTCGCTGTGAAGGCTTCCGCGGTGTAAGCCAATCGCTCGGTCATCATATTGCCAATGATGCAATCCGTGACTTCCTGATGGGTAAGAGAGAACTTGCCGAATGTGGTCCTTACGATATCAATATTATCGGAGATTATAATATCGGCGGCGATGCATGGGCCTCACGTATTTTATTAGAGGAAATGGGTCTGCGTGTTATTGCGCAATGGTCCGGTGACGGTACAATCAATGAATTGGCCATCGCCCATAAGGCGAAGCTGAACCTGATCCACTGCCACCGTTCAATGAACTATATGGTTACTACCATGGAGAGGGAATACGGTATTCCGTGGATGGAATATAATTTCTTTGGTCCTACCAAAACAGCTGAAAGTCTGCGGGCTATTGCTGCACTGTTTGATGAGCATATTCAGGAAAATTGCGAGAATGTGATCGCTAAATATACACCGCAAATGGATGCCATTATCTCTAAATTCAAACCACGTCTCGAAGGTAAAAAAGTGATGCTGCTAGTTGGAGGCCTGCGCGCCCGTCATACACTAGGCGCTTACGAAGATCTGGGTATGGAAGTTGTAGCTACAGGTTATGAGTTCGCTCATAAAGATGATTATGAGAAGACCTTCCCTGAGCTTCCGGAAGGAACGATTATTTATGACGATCCAACGGCTTATGAGCTGGAAGAGCTTGCGCAGAAACTGGATATTGATCTGATGGGCTCAGGCGTGAAAGAGAAATACGTGTACCACAAAATGGGTATTCCTTTCCGTCAGATGCATTCCTGGGATTATAGCGGTCCGTATCATGGTTATGACGGGTTTAAGATCTTCGCCAAGGATATGGATATGACGATTAACAGTCCTGTATGGAATTTGATCAAACCAAGCAAGACAGAACTGCTCCATAAAGAGGAGGCGGGCGTATGA
- the nifH gene encoding nitrogenase iron protein codes for MKMRQIAFYGKGGIGKSTTSQNTLAQLATKYGQKTMIVGCDPKADSTRLILNTKAQNSVLQLAAERGTVEDLELEDVVQLGYGDILNVECGGPEPGVGCAGRGIITAINFLEEQGAYEGLDFVSYDVLGDVVCGGFAMPIRENKAQEIYIVCSGEMMAMYAANNIARGILKYANSGGVRLGGLICNSRNTDREDELIMELARRLNTQMIHFVPRDNVVQHAELRRMTVAQYSPEHQQAKEYEMLAEKILNNKMLTIPTPITMEELEDLLMEFGVIEDEETAIKKMQAASGQ; via the coding sequence ATGAAAATGAGACAAATAGCTTTCTACGGTAAAGGCGGTATCGGTAAATCGACAACTTCACAGAACACTCTGGCTCAACTGGCTACCAAATACGGTCAAAAAACAATGATCGTAGGTTGTGACCCTAAAGCAGACTCCACTCGGTTAATTTTGAACACCAAGGCTCAAAACTCGGTACTTCAATTGGCTGCGGAAAGAGGAACAGTTGAGGATTTGGAACTTGAAGATGTAGTTCAATTAGGTTACGGCGACATTCTTAATGTAGAATGTGGCGGTCCGGAACCGGGTGTAGGTTGCGCCGGCCGCGGAATTATTACAGCTATTAACTTCCTGGAAGAGCAAGGTGCTTATGAAGGACTTGATTTTGTATCCTATGACGTGCTTGGCGACGTGGTATGCGGCGGGTTCGCCATGCCGATTCGTGAGAATAAGGCACAGGAAATCTATATCGTATGTTCCGGTGAAATGATGGCTATGTACGCTGCCAACAATATTGCCCGCGGTATTCTCAAATATGCCAACAGCGGCGGTGTGAGATTGGGTGGATTGATCTGCAACAGCCGTAATACGGACCGTGAGGATGAGCTCATCATGGAGCTGGCTCGACGCCTGAATACACAAATGATTCACTTTGTACCTCGCGATAATGTGGTTCAGCATGCTGAACTCCGCAGGATGACAGTAGCTCAATACAGCCCTGAGCATCAACAAGCCAAAGAATACGAAATGCTGGCCGAGAAAATTCTGAACAACAAAATGCTCACCATCCCAACCCCGATCACCATGGAAGAATTGGAAGATTTGCTGATGGAATTCGGTGTTATTGAGGACGAGGAAACAGCTATCAAAAAAATGCAAGCCGCTTCAGGCCAATAA
- the nifB gene encoding nitrogenase cofactor biosynthesis protein NifB has product MEPQLSSCLSNEAEDEISRHPCYNEEAHRFFARMHIPVAPACNIQCHYCNRKFDCVNESRPGVVSEVLTPTQAEQKVKGVAAQLMQLSVVGIAGPGDPLANPEVTFDTFERVKEHVPDVSLCLSTNGLTLYRHIEEIVRLGIRHVTITINAIDPDIGREIYPWVFDEGVRYEGREAAELLISRQLQGLELLAARGILVKVNSVMIPGINDQHLPAVSKRVKELGAELHNVTPLIIAPGSQYERDGRKAPRPKELNNLQEILGRDGMKVMRHCRQCRADAIGLLGQDRNQDFVLEKMEADPVVNEEARAQFQMELDNKIRQRMKAKQLKQSSLQEGGHTTRVAVSTRGGDKVNQHFGHATEFMVYDTDGVNVKLLGVRKIQAYCHGKADCNGDKDATLKEICSILSDCRILLCSGIGDAPRAILNKTGILPLVRKGGIEDMILESVKYSSYFENMNISKG; this is encoded by the coding sequence ATGGAGCCGCAGCTATCGTCGTGTCTATCAAATGAAGCGGAGGATGAGATTAGCCGACATCCTTGCTACAACGAGGAAGCCCACCGCTTTTTTGCCAGGATGCATATCCCGGTCGCTCCCGCCTGTAACATCCAATGCCATTACTGTAACCGCAAATTCGACTGTGTGAATGAAAGTCGGCCGGGTGTGGTAAGTGAGGTGCTTACCCCAACCCAGGCAGAGCAGAAGGTTAAGGGTGTCGCTGCCCAATTAATGCAGCTGTCGGTGGTAGGTATAGCTGGTCCTGGTGATCCGCTAGCTAATCCTGAGGTAACTTTCGATACCTTTGAAAGGGTTAAAGAGCATGTTCCCGATGTATCTCTTTGCTTGAGTACTAACGGATTGACGCTTTACAGGCATATTGAAGAGATTGTTAGGTTGGGTATCCGTCATGTGACGATTACCATTAACGCTATCGATCCTGATATCGGCCGCGAAATTTACCCTTGGGTATTCGATGAGGGAGTACGGTATGAAGGGAGAGAGGCGGCGGAGCTGCTGATCAGTCGCCAGCTTCAAGGGCTTGAATTGCTTGCGGCTCGTGGGATTCTAGTGAAGGTCAACTCGGTAATGATCCCGGGCATCAATGACCAACATCTTCCTGCAGTTTCCAAAAGAGTAAAGGAGCTCGGTGCAGAATTGCACAATGTAACACCGCTAATTATCGCACCGGGCAGCCAGTATGAACGTGACGGTCGTAAAGCACCCCGGCCTAAGGAATTGAACAATTTGCAAGAGATTCTCGGACGTGACGGCATGAAGGTTATGCGTCATTGCCGCCAATGCCGAGCGGATGCCATCGGGTTGCTTGGACAGGATCGGAATCAGGATTTTGTTCTGGAAAAGATGGAGGCGGATCCGGTAGTTAATGAAGAGGCCCGGGCCCAATTTCAAATGGAGTTAGACAACAAGATCCGCCAGCGAATGAAAGCCAAACAGCTGAAGCAAAGCAGCCTTCAAGAAGGCGGGCATACGACGAGAGTCGCTGTATCCACTAGGGGTGGAGACAAGGTCAATCAGCATTTTGGCCATGCCACAGAATTTATGGTCTATGACACGGATGGAGTGAATGTAAAACTCTTGGGTGTCCGAAAGATACAGGCTTATTGTCACGGTAAAGCCGACTGCAACGGTGACAAGGACGCCACTTTAAAGGAAATATGCTCGATATTAAGTGACTGCCGTATTCTTCTTTGCTCCGGTATAGGTGATGCGCCGCGTGCAATCCTGAACAAAACTGGTATTTTGCCGCTCGTCCGTAAAGGTGGAATTGAAGACATGATTTTGGAAAGTGTGAAGTACAGCTCTTATTTCGAAAATATGAACATATCGAAGGGATGA
- a CDS encoding TerC family protein codes for MEISLLLEYGWVLLVLVALEGLLAADNALVLAIMVKHLPDEERKKALFYGLAGAFVFRFGSLFVISYLVDIWQVQAIGAIYLLFIALNHIFRKVLFNKSTTDEAAESGTNGAVNKKKASFWFTVLKVEIADIAFAVDSILAAVALAVALPESGLPNIGGLDGGQFLVIFAGGFIGLVIMRFAASFFVKLLHSRPGLELAAFFIVGWVGIKLAVITLAHPSLGVLSEDFAHSTWWKVTFYVVLVLIATLGWLLSSKQTEEHSEENPIKEVDDQLGK; via the coding sequence ATGGAAATTAGCTTATTATTGGAGTATGGATGGGTGTTGTTAGTTCTCGTAGCACTCGAGGGACTGCTCGCAGCAGATAATGCACTTGTGCTGGCGATTATGGTGAAACACCTTCCTGACGAGGAAAGAAAAAAGGCGCTCTTCTATGGTTTAGCCGGAGCTTTTGTATTCCGTTTCGGTTCATTGTTCGTCATTTCCTACTTGGTAGACATCTGGCAAGTACAAGCCATTGGTGCTATTTATCTGTTATTTATCGCCTTAAATCATATTTTCCGAAAAGTATTATTCAATAAGTCGACTACAGACGAAGCTGCTGAAAGTGGTACGAATGGTGCTGTGAATAAAAAGAAAGCCAGCTTTTGGTTTACTGTATTGAAGGTAGAGATAGCAGATATAGCTTTTGCTGTCGATTCCATTCTAGCAGCAGTTGCCTTAGCAGTTGCTCTTCCGGAAAGTGGACTCCCAAATATCGGGGGACTAGATGGAGGACAATTCCTCGTGATCTTTGCCGGCGGATTCATCGGATTGGTCATCATGCGTTTTGCAGCGTCCTTCTTCGTAAAACTGTTGCATTCCCGTCCAGGTCTTGAGTTAGCTGCATTCTTCATTGTCGGCTGGGTAGGTATTAAGCTGGCCGTTATTACCTTGGCCCATCCATCACTGGGCGTTCTATCCGAAGACTTCGCACACAGTACTTGGTGGAAAGTAACCTTCTATGTTGTACTCGTTCTTATCGCTACATTAGGATGGCTCTTGAGCAGCAAACAGACCGAAGAGCATTCTGAAGAGAATCCAATCAAAGAAGTGGATGATCAGCTTGGAAAGTAA